The Salvelinus namaycush isolate Seneca chromosome 16, SaNama_1.0, whole genome shotgun sequence genome has a segment encoding these proteins:
- the LOC120060814 gene encoding N-terminal EF-hand calcium-binding protein 1-like, with amino-acid sequence MPQSARPTIYMCPFRDFQRSCFIMYEFWLGRFSWMSYLQCPIGKTFQCGIIYILEDPEMVSTMLPPASWWIMNNN; translated from the exons ATGCCACAGTCTGCCAGACCAACAATCTACA TGTGTCCGTTCAGAGACTTCCAGAGATCCTGCTTCATCATGTATGAGTTCTGGCTAGGCCGTTTCTCCTGGATGAG TTATTTGCAGTGCCCCATCGGCAAGACATTCCAGTGCGGCATCATTTACATACTGGAGGACCCGGAAATGGTCTCCACCATGCTCCCACCGG CATCGTGGTGGATTATGAATAACAACTGA